From a single Osmerus mordax isolate fOsmMor3 chromosome 6, fOsmMor3.pri, whole genome shotgun sequence genomic region:
- the cyb5r4 gene encoding cytochrome b5 reductase 4 gives MLNVPSQSFPAPSSQQRVAPAGQSGRNKVALKPGHSLMDWIRVAKSGRDLTGLKGRLIEVTEEELGRHNTREDCWTCIRGMVYNISPYMEFHPGGEEELMKAAGIDGTDLFDQVHRWVNYESMLKECLVGRMAVKSSTGIKAPKKDSMTHLNGLSLPPPPSSMAPPVGLAPPSPSAPQQPAAAPPPTKDARPRYDWFQTDATVNLVVYTKRKIPSTGCTIVDLQGGVLRLEVLLGKMSYMLHLRLAQDVQPSVAVQTASAVGTVQLILRKQARGTWPELGQPLDSHDSLLRRKDRGFFYRECVLVSKSEVTHDTLVFRLQLPQGTLLHVPTGKHVYLKARIQDSEVVKPYTPVEQTLMPAGHAPPDPAGSAPTPLPDSSPQGAGPDLFLMVKVYPDGVFSPHLNSLETGDRLSVSNPDGPFSLRPLRDVTHLYLIAAGTGFTPMARLIRLALEDLANLRKTKLMFFNRQERDILWRSELDDLAAKEERFQVDYVLSQPCDRWMGMKGRVDATMLADFLVRPEGSSCYVCVCGPSPFTELAVRLVKQQGFSEEEIHAFQG, from the exons ATGCTTAACGTCCCGTCCCAGTCCTTCCCAGCGCCAAGCTCCCAGCAGCGCGTGGCTCCGGCGGGACAGTCCGGGCGTAACAAG GTGGCTCTAAAGCCAGGCCACAGCTTGATGGACTGGATCCGAGTGGCCAAGAGTGGGCGGGACTTGACAGGGCTGAAAGGTCGCCTGATCGAGGtgacggaggaggagctggggagaCACAACACCAGGGAGGACTGCTGGACCTGCATACGAG gcatGGTTTACAATATAAGCCCCTACATGGAGTTCcaccctggaggagaagaggagttaATGAAGGCAGCAGGCATAGATGGCACAGACCTGTTTGACCAG gtccaCAGGTGGGTCAACTATGAGTCCATGCTGAAAGAATGCCTTGTGGGCAGGATGGCAGTGAAGAGTAGCACTGGCattaaag CCCCCAAGAAGGACAGCATGACTCACTTGAACG gtctctcccttcccccgccCCCTTCGTCCATGGCCCCCCCTGTAGGCCTCGCCCCGCCCTCACCCTCTGCCCCACAACAGCCAGCAGCAGCCCCACCTCCAACCAAAGATGCGCGGCCCAG GTACGACTGGTTCCAGACAGACGCGACTGTTAACCTGGTGGTGTACACCAAGAGGAAG ATCCCCAGCACGGGTTGTACCATCGTGGACCTGCAGGGGGGTGTGCTGCGACTGGAGGTCCTGCTGGGGAAAATGTCTTACATGCTTCATCTAC ggctcgCCCAAGACGTACAGCCAAGCGTTGCTG TCCAGACAGCATCTGCTGTGGGGACGGTCCAGCTCATCCTTCGTAAGCAGGCCAGGGGGACGTGGCCAGAGCTGGGCCAGCCTCTGGACTCGCACGACTCTCTCCTGCGGAGGAAGGACAGAG GCTTCTTctacagggagtgtgtgttggtgtctaaAAGCGAGGTGACCCACGACACGCTGGTCTTCCGGCTGCAGCTGCCTCAGGGAACGCTTCTGCACGTGCCCACTGGGAAACACGTCTACCTCAAGGCCCGTATCCAAG ATAGTGAGGTGGTGAAACCGTACACTCCAGTAGAGCAGACACTCATGCCTGCTGGCCACGCCCCTCCGGATCCCGCAGGCTCTGCCCCCACGCCCCTCCCGGACTCCTCCCcacagggggcggggcctgacCTGTTCCTCATGGTCAAGGTGTACCCAGATGGAGTGTTCAGCCCTCATCTGAACAGCCTTGAGACGG GTGACCGTCTGTCGGTAAGTAACCCTGATGGACCGTTCAGTCTCCGCCCCCTCCGTGATGTCACACACCTGTATCTGATAGCTGCCGGAACGGGGTTCACGCCCATGGCTCGACTCATCCGATTGGCTCTGGAGGATCTGGCCAATCTCAG gAAAACCAAGCTGATGTTTTTCAACCGTCAGGAGAGAGACATTCTATGGCGCTCTGAGCTGGATGACCTTGCTGCTAAGGAGGagag gTTCCAGGTGGACTACGTTCTCTCCCAGCCTTGTGATAGGTGGATGGGCATGAAGGGGCGGGTGGACGCGACCATGTTGGCAGACTTCCTGGTCCGTCCCGAGGGCTCCAgctgttacgtgtgtgtgtgtggcccctcccccttcacagAGCTAGCCGTCAG gttggTGAAACAGCAGGGCTTCAGTGAAGAAGAGATTCATGCTTTCCAGGGCTGA